A genomic stretch from Mycosarcoma maydis chromosome 3, whole genome shotgun sequence includes:
- a CDS encoding uncharacterized protein (related to YSH1 - component of pre-mRNA polyadenylation factor PF I) — translation MAPSVVPQSAAGGAALQASADDQLTIEMLGAGQEVGRSCCVLKYRGKTIVCDTGVHPAFTGIAALPFIDELDWSTVDAILITHFHLDHAAALTYIMEKTNFRDGHGKVYMTHPTKAVYRFLMSDFVRISNAGNDDNLFDENEMLASWRQIEAVDFHQDVSIAGGLRFTSYHAGHVLGACMFLIEIAGLRILYTGDFSREEDRHLVQAEIPPVKPDVLICESTYGTQTHEPRLDKEHRFTSQIHHIIKRGGRVLLPVFVLGRAQELLLLLDEYWAAHPELHSVPIYYASALAKKCISVYQTYIHTMNDHIRTRFNRRDNPFVFKHISNLRSLEKFEDRGPCVMMASPGFMQSGVSRELLERWAPDKRNGLIVSGYSVEGTMARNILNEPDEIIGINGQKIPRRMSVDYISFSAHVDFAQNSRFIDEIKAQHIVLVHGEQNNMSKLRAALQARFTARGSDVKIHTPRNCEPLVLQFRAQRTAKAIGTIAAKPPAQGDIVDGLLISKDFAYTILDPKDLTDFTGLSTSTIVQRQRVALAVSWEMVRWHLQGMYGRLQEGVDAEEGLRTLRIMGAVDVRQSARHELLVEWVSSIANDMVADSIVALLLGIDSAPSSVKMTMHNHHHHHHHHHHHHPGDAKAEETDDDAEATTEDEEARTPTESAANLPMHPFSEAALVAESEVRAKAATDEAVHRDAYQLAKMEHMAAFLEAHFGQVEELVIPEAPISEEIEESVPKVKVETEREAEKDEAGDESMSTLQPEPDSVTDVDKPELAPPAEQATASPPISIASLFDGEARSALRVFLDEAEAVIDVENLVILASSESFRARVQHLCTLALRSFTSLSDAFYLPQQMGTSLFQGKHSQLATIPEFGEERPSKMVRSS, via the coding sequence ATGGCGCCCTCTGTCGTTCCGCAGTCCGCGGCGGGTGGTGCCGCTTTGCAGGCTTCCGCCGACGATCAGCTCACAATCGAGATGCTCGGCGCAGGCCAAGAGGTCGGTCGCTCCTGCTGCGTCCTCAAGTATAGGGGCAAGACCATCGTCTGTGACACGGGCGTTCATCCTGCCTTCACCGGAATTGCTGCACTTCCCTTCATTGACGAACTTGACTGGTCGACTGTCGATGCCATTCTCATCACACActtccatcttgaccaTGCCGCCGCTCTCACCTACATCATGGAAAAGACCAATTTCCGCGACGGCCACGGCAAAGTCTACATGACGCATCCCACCAAAGCCGTCTACCGCTTCCTTATGTCTGACTTTGTTCGGATCAGTAATGCGggcaacgacgacaaccTGTTTGACGAAAACGAGATGCTGGCTTCGTGGCGCCAGATCGAGGCTGTTGATTTTCACCAGGACGTCTCGATCGCCGGTGGTCTCCGCTTCACCTCCTATCATGCAGGCCACGTTCTGGGTGCATGCATGTTCCTCATCGAGATCGCAGGCCTTCGCATCCTGTACACGGGCGACTTTAGCCGCGAGGAGGATCGgcacctcgtccaagctGAAATCCCGCCCGTCAAGCCCGACGTTCTCATCTGCGAATCCACCTATGGTACACAGACCCACGAACCACGCCTCGACAAGGAGCATAGATTCACCTCCCAGATCCACCACATCATCAAGCGAGGAGGCCGTGTTCTCTTGCCTgtctttgtgcttggcagAGCTCAAgagctgctcctgcttTTGGACGAGTACTGGGCTGCCCACCCTGAGCTGCACAGCGTACCCATCTACTATGCATCTGCTCTCGCCAAAAAGTGCATCTCGGTCTATCAAACCTACATTCACACTATGAACGATCATATCCGCACTCGATTCAATCGCCGCGACAACCCTTTTGTCTTTAAGCATATCTCTAACCTGCGGTCGCTCGAAAAGTTCGAGGACCGCGGCCCTTGCGTCATGATGGCCTCTCCCGGTTTCATGCAGTCTGGTGTATCGcgcgagcttctcgagaGATGGGCCCCCGACAAGCGCAATGGTCTCATCGTATCAGGATACTCGGTAGAAGGTACCATGGCGCGCAATATTCTCAACGAGCCCGACGAGATCATCGGTATCAACGGCCAAAAGATCCCACGCCGTATGTCGGTCGACTACATTTCCTTCTCCGCGCATGTCGACTTTGCCCAAAACTCGCGCTTCATTGACGAGATCAAAGCGCAACATATCGTGCTTGTTCATGGAGAGCAGAACAATATGTCCAAGCTTCGAGCCGCCTTGCAAGCGCGCTTCACAGCCCGCGGCTCGGACGTCAAAATCCACACACCACGTAACTGCGAGCCGCTTGTTCTCCAGTTCCGGGCACAACGCACTGCCAAGGCGATCGGCACCATTGCAGCTAAACCGCCTGCCCAAGGCGACATTGTTGATGGCCTGCTCATCAGCAAGGACTTCGCCTacaccatcctcgacccCAAGGATCTGACCGATTTCACCGGCctctcgacgagcacgatCGTTCAGCGCCAGAGAGTGGCTCTTGCCGTGAGCTGGGAAATGGTGCGCTGGCACTTGCAGGGCATGTACGGACGACTCCAGGAAGGCGTTGATGCAGAAGAAGGCTTGCGTACGCTGCGCATCATGGGTGCAGTAGATGTACGACAGAGCGCACGCCACGAATTGCTCGTAGAATGGGTtagcagcatcgccaatGACATGGTCGCAGACAGTATTGTAGCGCTCCTCCTTGGCATTGATAGTGCACCTTCGAGCGTCAAGATGACCATGCAcaaccaccatcaccatcatcatcatcatcatcatcaccacccAGGCGATGCAAAGGCAGAAGAAACGGACGATGACGCAGAAGCGACAacagaagacgaagaggcgcGGACACCGACCGAAAGCGCGGCGAATTTGCCTATGCATCCGTTCTCGGAGGCGGCATTGGTGGCAGAGAGCGAGGTGAGAGCCAAGGCTGCGACggacgaggcggtgcaTCGCGACGCTTATCAGCTCGCCAAAATGGAGCACATGGCTGCATTCCTCGAGGCGCATTTCGGTCAAGTCGAGGAGCTGGTTATTCCCGAAGCACCGATCAGCGAAGAGATTGAAGAATCGGTGCCCAAGGTCAAGGTCGAAACCGAAAGAGAAGCCGAAAAGGACGAAGCAGGGGACGAAAGCATGTCAACGTTGCAGCCGGAGCCAGACTCTGTCACAGACGTCGACAAGCCCGAGCTCGCCCCGCCAGCAGAACAAGCCACTGCCTCACCTccgatctcgatcgcctccCTTTTCGACGGAGAAGCACGTTCAGCACTGCGAGTCTTTCTTGACGAGGCAGAAGCCGTGATTGACGTCGAGaacctcgtcatcctcgcttCCTCTGAGTCATTCCGCGCACGTGTCCAGCACCTGTGCACGCTGGCATTGCGATCCTTCACCTCACTATCGGATGCTTTCTACCTTCCTCAGCAGATGGGCACCTCTCTGTTCCAGGGTAAACATAGCCAGCTAGCGACCATCCCCGAATTTGGCGAAGAGAGACCATCAAAGATGGTTCGTTCTTCATGA
- a CDS encoding putative arginyl-tRNA synthetase, with protein sequence MASADVALVPSPASFNGAPFLSELPQMPNLAGTDTKRAPLDSFRIAIAQHVSSSLGVDIDAALAAVGTGKVGDYTVAVPRFRLPGKPQEISEKAAAAFQPNEFLSKVEAKGPFLHYFLNDKTMIKLTLQTVHVMTHGYGAPRDDNGNTQPSYGTNRDGEGKNIIVEFSSPNIAKPFHAGHLRSTIIGAFLSNLYKANAWNVQKYNYLGDWGKQFGLLAVGWKMFGDEQKLQDDAVNTLFDVYVRINHLASVKEDGKGEAIHDEARRYFKGMEDGDEECLALWQKFRDLSIKKYIEVYDRLNIQFDVYSGESQVKKENIARSLEQLRTCDFVTREDNGATLADLTQYKLEKAVIERKDGTPLYITRDIAEAAQRFDKSFDGNGFDKMIYVVASQQDLHLAQFFKVLELMGYPWAQKETSRLQHINFGMILGMSTRKGTVVFLDNILDETRDKMHEVMKANEAKYAQVEDPERTADIVGMTAVKIQDMSSKRINNYNFDWSRMLSFEGDTGPYLQYNHVRLCSVERKAKDSDGLELATADLDLSSINLDLISEPKARDLVMLIAQWPDTVKAAMKDHQPSTIVTYAFRLTHLISSCWEFLLVKGQEKDLALARLFVFRCCKDVLGSALRLLTITPLERM encoded by the coding sequence ATGGCTTCTGCGGACGTCGCCCTCGTGCCCTCGCCGGCATCCTTTAACGGCGCTCCTTTCCTCTCTGAGCTGCCCCAGATGCCCAACTTGGCAGGCACCGACACCAAACGAGCCCCCCTCGACAGCTTCCGTATCGCCATCGCACAGCATGTCTCCTCATCGCTCGGGGTCGACATCGATGCCGCTCTCGCTGCAGTTGGAACGGGCAAAGTAGGCGACTACACTGTTGCTGTGCCTCGATTCAGGCTTCCTGGTAAGCCACAGGAGATCTCGGAGAAAGCCGCCGCTGCCTTCCAACCCAACGAGTTCCTCTCCAAGGTCGAGGCCAAGGGTCCCTTCCTCCACTACTTTTTGAACGACAAGACCATGATCAAGCTCACCCTGCAGACGGTTCACGTCATGACTCACGGCTATGGCGCCCCTCGTGACGACAATGGCAACACCCAGCCAAGCTACGGTACCAACCGGGATGGTGAGGGCAAAAACATCATCGTTGAGTTTTCATCGCCCAACATCGCTAAGCCTTTCCACGCCGGTCACTTGCGATCAACCATCATTGGTGCTTTCCTCTCCAACCTGTACAAGGCCAATGCATGGAACGTGCAAAAGTACAACTACCTCGGCGACTGGGGCAAGCAATTCGGTCTTCTTGCTGTCGGCTGGAAAATGTTTGGTGACGAGCAAAAGCTGCAAGATGATGCTGTTAACACACTTTTCGATGTCTATGTACGAATCAACCATCTGGCCAGCGTAAAAGAGGACGGCAAGGGTGAAGCCATTCATGACGAGGCTCGACGATACTTTAAGGGTATGGAAGACGGCGATGAAGAGTGTCTTGCTCTCTGGCAAAAATTCCGCGACCTTTCCATCAAGAAGTACATCGAAGTGTACGACCGACTCAACATTCAATTTGATGTCTACTCGGGAGAGTCGCAggtcaagaaggagaaCATCGCCAGGTCGCTCGAACAGCTGCGAACGTGCGATTTTGTCACTCGCGAAGATAATGGTGCTACATTGGCCGACTTGACTCAATACAAACTCGAGAAGGCGGTGATCGAGCGAAAAGATGGTACTCCGCTCTATATCACCCGAGACATTGCCGAAGCCGCCCAACGATTCGACAAGTCCTTCGACGGTAACGGTTTTGACAAGATGATCTACGTTGTTGCCTCTCAACAGGACCTGCATCTGGCGCAGTTCTTCAAAGTGCTTGAGCTGATGGGCTACCCATGGGCGCAAAAGGAGACCTCCCGTTTGCAGCATATCAACTTCGGCATGATCTTGGGCATGTCAACGCGAAAGGGAACCGTTGTTTTCCTCGACAACATCCTAGATGAGACGCGAGACAAGATGCACGAGGTCATGAAGGCCAACGAAGCCAAATACGCGCAAGTGGAGGACCCGGAAAGGACCGCCGATATCGTCGGTATGACCGCCGTCAAGATCCAAGATATGTCGTCGAAGCGTATCAACAACTACAACTTTGACTGGAGTCGCATGCTCAGCTTTGAAGGTGACACGGGTCCTTATTTGCAGTACAACCACGTACGTCTCTGCTCGGTTGAGCGTAAGGCCAAGGACTCGGACGGTCTTGAGCTAGCCACCGCCGATCTGGACTTGTCGAGCATCAACCTGGACCTCATCTCGGAGCCCAAGGCTAGGGACTTGGTCATGCTCATCGCTCAATGGCCCGATACCGTCAAAGCCGCGATGAAGGACCATCAACCATCGACCATCGTCACGTACGCGTTCAGGTTGACGCATCtcatctcgagctgctgggAGTTTTTGTTGGTCAAAGGCCAAGAGAAGGATTTGGCGCTGGCTCGACTATTTGTCTTCCGTTGCTGCAAGGACGTCCTTGGTTCGGCTCTGCGTTTGCTTACCATTACTCCATTGGAACGTATGTGA
- a CDS encoding uncharacterized protein (related to MRPL44 - mitochondrial ribosomal protein, large subunit), protein MSIAPASLKHITAMSFEFAPLSTSQASRSMRLLLARLPTKPPMPGMDLPDVTTKTVPNAVQQKIEITYKNKQKLVLDHIASKTRLSDLVKKIEEPARALRLKEEGL, encoded by the exons ATGTCGATCGCACCAGCATCACTCAAACATATCACAGCCATGTCGTTCGAGTTTGCGCCACTGAGCACGTCTCAAGCTTCTCGTTCCATGCGGTTGCTTCTCGCCCGTCTTCCCACCAAACCACCGATGCCAGGAATGGATCTACCAGATGTCACGACCAAGACAGTGCCAAACGCGGTACAGCAAAAGATTGAAATCACATACAAGAACAAGCAGAAACTTGTTCTGGATCACATTGCTTCCAAAACGAGGTTGTCCGATCTAGTCAAGAAG ATCGAGGAACCTGCACGAGCACTCCGTCTGAAAGAAGAGGGTCTCTAA